A single genomic interval of Cytophagia bacterium CHB2 harbors:
- a CDS encoding type II toxin-antitoxin system HicA family toxin: MPKLTPLPAREVMRKLRALGFEGPIPGGRHVHMVHHAVKKVIPLPVHGNKDIGIGLLRKIIRDAGVTVDEWNVL, from the coding sequence ATGCCGAAGCTGACACCGCTCCCGGCGCGTGAAGTCATGCGAAAGCTTCGAGCTTTGGGATTCGAGGGTCCGATACCCGGTGGGCGGCATGTGCACATGGTTCACCATGCCGTTAAGAAAGTCATTCCGCTTCCTGTGCACGGTAACAAAGATATCGGTATCGGCTTATTGCGAAAAATCATTCGTGATGCTGGGGTTACCGTTGATGAATGGAATGTCCTTTAA
- a CDS encoding helix-turn-helix domain-containing protein, which yields MKKEVFDELLKSVKQGGAILRGEIRPSRTFKFDQPDVRSIRDHYGLSQPKFADMLGISVSTLRNWEQGRRKPEGAARILLLVAAKYPEKILEVVHLSSNSAAKGSKGTYAT from the coding sequence ATGAAAAAAGAAGTATTTGACGAGCTTCTAAAAAGTGTAAAGCAAGGAGGCGCGATTTTACGGGGAGAAATAAGGCCGAGCCGGACCTTTAAATTTGACCAGCCGGATGTGCGCTCGATAAGAGATCATTATGGCCTGTCTCAGCCAAAGTTTGCCGATATGCTTGGCATTAGCGTTTCTACATTGCGCAATTGGGAACAAGGCAGGCGCAAGCCCGAAGGCGCAGCGCGAATTTTATTGCTGGTTGCGGCAAAATACCCAGAGAAAATTCTTGAGGTAGTTCATCTATCTTCTAACAGCGCAGCAAAGGGAAGTAAAGGCACTTACGCAACATGA
- a CDS encoding type II toxin-antitoxin system HicB family antitoxin has product MRTKVTKMNSKRTKSFSLSAYVEQALRLAEYEKDENGTVVAHVPNVSGFFSQGDNFEEARDNLRDAIEGNLVVALQLGFEIPKIAGIEIKEFEYAEADTAPGA; this is encoded by the coding sequence ATGCGAACAAAGGTCACGAAAATGAATAGCAAGAGAACAAAGTCGTTTTCGCTCTCCGCTTATGTGGAACAAGCCTTGAGATTGGCAGAGTATGAAAAAGATGAGAACGGCACCGTCGTTGCTCACGTTCCAAACGTTTCAGGCTTTTTTTCTCAGGGCGATAATTTTGAAGAGGCGCGTGATAATCTTCGGGATGCAATCGAGGGCAATCTGGTAGTTGCCTTGCAACTCGGCTTTGAAATTCCGAAAATTGCGGGTATTGAGATAAAGGAGTTCGAATATGCCGAAGCTGACACCGCTCCCGGCGCGTGA